The Malus sylvestris chromosome 8, drMalSylv7.2, whole genome shotgun sequence genomic interval GAGGGCAAAAGCGTTTTGAGTTCCCCTTCTGATACCGACGGCGCCGTCTAACTCACACACTCACCCTCGTGAGTATCCTCGGACCCACCTCGTCCAGCTTGATTCGTCGGGAAAAGTTAGGTCATCTTTAATTAAATGAGTTATTTTTAATTCTGGTTCAGAATATAGTTTcgcaagaaattattttttaacaaaaagtatcagattatatttatatacaatTTTCAACTAAAGGAGCTATTGTCttcttaataatttattattttaagtttattctttaattttattggttaGTTGAATTAAACTACattattaaaataaggtttccAAACATATTTTGAGAATCACTTATCGCTAAATGttttttaagtttcatgttattaaatattttaattttacttgcACGTTAataatttagacattaaaatgaGTTAAGATAGTATGAAAGGATGAAGGGAATGTGAGAAATGATGTAGGAATGACTcatatatttatagggaaaaaattagaattttttttttaaatttcatcttagaaaaaaaaagattacaTGATGTCAACTAGCAGCACAGTTGGGCTCAACTTTCAGGGTTGGCTGGCTAGCTATGTTCGGCCAGTCCTCTGGCTATTTGGCTATATTTTGGCCAGCTAAGTCTCACATTTTTATGACCCAACTCTTCATTGGAGCTGAGTTTTGTATAAAAAAGAACTACCTTTTGGCCCTTTTGGTTGCCCAGTTGGAGATGACTTTAGTAaggggtgtagtcaaattaggatttgaTAGTATTTTAATAGACTTTAAAATCAGAGTTTAGTCAAGAAGTTTGAAAGAGGGTTTTAAAAGAtttgaaaatcatgatttagtcaaattaggatttgaGGGATTTTGAATAATACATCTAAATCCATGAGTagtcaattaaaatttaaaaaaaaatccatataaATCAGTGAGAATGCCAAAGATTTGTTAAGATTTTTGTAAATGaaggattttgatgaatttgaaggtGGGAAGCATAAATACAAAATGTCATCAACAATCCAACCCTCCCCTAAGATTTCTTTTCATGAGCAAAGAAGATGAACAGTCCTACTACCATGAATTCTTCTCCACTTtttctttcacttctttttgTCCTTCCTCCGCAGATTTGAGGATATATCTACCATGGTTCTGATGCTTGTTCTGTTTCTCATACTATAATTGGGGCTGCTGTCGTGGGAAAAAATAAGGGGTGCCACATTTTAGCCACTGTAAATGGATTTGAAAGAGAAGGTGGAGGAGGGGGATGGAGAACCTGATGAGCAGCAGAAGCTGGATTTGAAGGAGGTGGAGAGCGGATAGGgagtagaagaagaagagaagagttCTAGTGAGAGAGGTTGAGATTGTAAATGGAGAGGCAAATGAGAGGCAAAGTGAGCGATGATGCAACCATGGTTCTGATGTTTAGGAATCAATGTTGATGGGTTTTAGGATTTTAATTAATGCCCAATTTCTGATTTCACATAATTCCtaattttttagggttttaaacGTTCAGTTTAGTTAATAGAAAAGATGGGAGCTTTGGATGATTTCACATAAACTTATGTAATTTCATATTTCTGACTTGAGTTGTAGGTTTGGATGATTGTACATAAATATCTGGATTTGGTGATTTGAAGGTTGCATGTAggttgtttgatgaaatgcctgAGAGAAATATGGTTTCTTGGAATGTAATGCATGGTGGGTATTGGAAGGGTGGGAAGCCAGAGTGTGCATTGAAGTTTAGGAATGTAATGCATGCCAACGTTTCTGGGCTCTGTTTATTTTCTACTTTTGAGCTCACGATTCAGCTGCCTTGGAATGTGATATCTGATTTCTGGGCGGTTCTGGTTCGTTGTTGGATTACACAAAACTGCAGTTTTATGATCTGGGTTTCCTTTGTTTTGCATGACTGAATCAATAGCAGATATTCCATTTTGTTATTAGACATAGTTTTTGCTACTAATTGTGTCCTTATCAATGCACATATCTGATATTTTATTCGTTTGAATCCTCTTTGTTCCATTGTCGATTTTCTTGATGCTTCAATTGTGTCTCTTCTGCAGTAGTCTGTTTtgctattactttttgtttgattgattATAATTTTGTAAAGTAAGTATCGTTTGGCAGTTTTTAGTACCAATTCTTCAGCTAAATGTATACGGAAACgctacaaatttttgttttaacaTACCTATACACAGCAATTTATGAATCAAACGTATGCGTTTTAATGTTTGGTGTTTGATTCAACAGCTGTTTCAAAGTGCTACAATATTCTCTTGGACTGTTTTAGTGTTTGGTGTTTGATTCAACAGCTGTTTCAAAGTGCTACAATAttctcttggattgttttagtatataattttttttaaattcaggtaaaaaaaaaatgaactgaGCCCAAACCGAACCAGAACTGAACAAAAAACCGAAGGGCACTGAACAGTAACCAAACTGAACAGTAATTTCAGTTTGGTTTTCGATTTCGGCAAAAAATCGAACCAATTGGAACCGAACTCACCCCTAGTGAAGTCCAtccgcagagagagagagaaagagagagaatggcTTGCAATGTAAGTGTAGTCCACCAAGCAATGGCATCTGCCATAGCACAGCCTAACAAAGCTCCTCCTCAACCCTCCTGTGcacatctttctttgtcttccaaTTCAAAGTCCAAGCCTTTCAAGCTCCTTCGATCCTCCCAATATTCTTTCGCTTCCACCTTCTCCCCCTCTCGCCCGCAAACCGTAGTCCCCTTTCGTTCCAGCAGAGTTCCCAATTTCCTGGTACTCATTTACCCTCCCACCACAATTTCttatttcatttgttttttttattattgtttaatAGGTTGTAGGGTGTGGCAAGGCAGAGCCGCTAAGAGTAATGATATCAGGGGTTTTTGTTTGCCTAAGATATAATAGATATGCACATAAAGCAATTGATTGATTTTGGATGATTGTATGTGTAATGTGTGTACCTTTGTAACGCTAAAATTTGAGGCCGGAGAAGTTTTCAAATCTTAATGAATGTATGCCATTGTTTACTTATGTTACTACTTGCCACTTTATGTCATGATTTTCTCATGACGAAAAGCAGATTGaatcgagtcatcctcctatcTGCAGTATGGTTTAGTGCATGTCGCTGCTGGAGATTTACTTGGAGCGGAAATTGCATCTGGGAGTGAAAATGGAAGGCGTGCAAGGGAGCACATGGAACAAGGAAAATTGGTTCCAGATGAAATAGTTGTCATGGTAGGGAAAATATATTATTTGTATGCTACGCTAGTGATGATTTCTTGGTTTTAATCCTGTAGATGGTGAAAGACCACCTATTGCAGCCAGATTCTCA includes:
- the LOC126632127 gene encoding adenylate kinase 2, chloroplastic-like isoform X2: MPERNMVSWNVMHGGYWKGGKPECALKFRNVMHANVSGLCLFSTFELTIQLPWNVISDFWAVLYGLVHVAAGDLLGAEIASGSENGRRAREHMEQGKLVPDEIVVMVPEDILVERVVGRRLDPITGKIYHLKYSPPETQEIVSRLTQRFDNTEETVKL
- the LOC126632127 gene encoding adenylate kinase 2, chloroplastic-like isoform X1, with the protein product MPERNMVSWNVMHGGYWKGGKPECALKFRNVMHANVSGLCLFSTFELTIQLPWNVISDFWAVLYGLVHVAAGDLLGAEIASGSENGRRAREHMEQGKLVPDEIVVMVPEDILVERVVGRRLDPITGKIYHLKYSPPETQEIVSRLTQRFDNTEETVKLRLIWRRYFHYMKT